A single genomic interval of Zingiber officinale cultivar Zhangliang chromosome 4A, Zo_v1.1, whole genome shotgun sequence harbors:
- the LOC121971148 gene encoding putative wall-associated receptor kinase-like 16 yields MMTMMKKSVICMCLLLLLLLAISRAESSINSCTRRCGKVDIPFPFGIESDCFLPGFHVVCNNSKLYSGDIQILNIDPDESQATIIQKIALVYPQNNSTGVHISTEMDLTGSPFRFSDDRNIFSAYGCNFVAFFNTSTPNTQYGGSCSALCNDVVNYINVINGSYSDADGFCQIDHIPWGMQQFTSYIILDFAGFSDSPSQNSSCLFSTLVDRQSLFDASSGLRGCDLYERYQGQFPVAVDWFISKASCYEANLNSTTYACRSRNSFCFESFGGYSCICNYGYQGNPYIEDGCPVVTCRMPNCYGVCLDDGMCGCPPGKSGSPFRPNGCNAKDPRIRNILMIISASAGGSVLICFAIVALWRILRKKNLQNRKKKFYRRNLDLLRKEQSSTDEIVTERMKIYELDELEKATNYFDKTRVVGGGGHGKVYKGILSDQRVVAIKKPKITNECELGQFINEVFILSQTNHRNVVKFMGCCLQTEVPLLVFEFISGGTLSDHLLNHEQFSPLSFEDRLRIAYEVARALSYIHSEASITIFHRDVKSSNILLDERNTAKLADFGASRAVTCDKNSITTIVQGTYGYLDPEYHQTGRLTNKSDVYSFGVILAELLTGRTAIPYQKNNEVRHLVMDFVASLKDNSLLEIIDPLVLEEAKEEILGKFARLIERCLKLNGDERPTMKEVEEELEAMRAKKPKANSNGPGVTASCFNLGVNSLGGTSSFFYTCFDIEANSLGGITSTDTSM; encoded by the exons ATGATGACGATGATGAAGAAGTCTGTAATTTGCATGTGTCTCCTGTTGCTTTTGCTCTTAGCAATTAGTAGAGCAGAGTCGTCGATCAATTCATGCACCAGGCGTTGCGGCAAAGTCGACATCCCCTTCCCCTTTGGCATCGAGTCGGACTGCTTCCTTCCCGGCTTCCACGTCGTCTGCAACAACTCCAAACTCTACTCCGGCGACATCCAAATCCTCAACATCGACCCCGATGAGTCCCAAGCCACAATAATCCAGAAAATCGCACTCGTCTACCCACAAAACAACTCCACCGGAGTTCATATCTCAACGGAGATGGACCTCACCGGCTCGCCCTTCCGCTTCTCCGATGACCGCAACATCTTCTCCGCCTACGGCTGCAACTTTGTCGCCTTCTTCAACACGTCGACCCCCAACACTCAATATGGAGGTTCCTGCTCTGCTCTCTGCAACGACGTCGTCAACTACATCAACGTAATTAATGGTTCTTACTCAGACGCTGACGGCTTCTGCCAGATCGACCATATCCCCTGGGGGATGCAGCAATTCACTTCCTACATCATCCTTGACTTCGCTGGATTTAGCGACTCGCCATCACAAAATTCGTCGTGCCTCTTCTCGACCCTTGTGGATCGGCAATCTTTATTCGACGCGTCGTCGGGTCTTCGTGGGTGCGACTTGTATGAGCGATACCAAGGACAGTTTCCGGTGGCCGTTGACTGGTTCATCTCCAAGGCGTCGTGCTATGAAGCTAATCTTAATTCCACCACCTATGCGTGCCGGAGTCGAAACAGCTTCTGTTTCGAATCTTTCGGCGGATACTCCTGCATCTGCAATTATGGTTACCAAGGCAATCCTTACATAGAAGACGGATGTCCTG TTGTTACATGCCGTATGCCCAACTGTTATGGGGTGTGCCTTGATGACGGTATGTGTGGATGCCCACCTGGTAAGAGCGGGTCTCCTTTCCGACCGAATGGATGCAATGCAAAAGACCCGAGGATAA GAAACATCCTTATGATTATTAGTGCAAGTGCTGGGGGCAGCGTGCTTATTTGTTTTGCTATTGTTGCACTATGGAGAATtctgagaaaaaaaaatcttcaaaacAGAAAGAAGAAATTTTACCGTAGAAATTTAGATTTGTTAAGAAAGGAACAATCTTCTACCGATGAAATTGTTACCGAAAGGATGAAGATCTACGAGCTAGATGAATTGGAAAAAGCTACCAATTATTTTGATAAAACTCGAGTTGTTGGGGGCGGAGGTCATGGAAAAGTGTACAAAGGAATTTTATCGGATCAACGTGTCGTTGCCATCAAAAAGCCCAAGATAACAAATGAATGTGAGCTTGGACAATTCATTAATGAGGTCTTCATTCTTTCTCAAACCAACCATAGAAATGTGGTTAAATTCATGGGGTGTTGCTTGCAAACTGAAGTCCCTTTGCTTGTATTTGAGTTCATATCAGGCGGAACACTCTCTGATCATCTTCTTAATCATGAGCAATTCTCGCCTTTATCATTTGAAGATCGTTTAAGGATTGCCTATGAAGTTGCTAGAGCATTATCCTATATACACTCAGAAGCTTCCATAACAATTTTCCATAGAGATGTTAAATCATCCAACATTTTACTTGATGAAAGAAATACTGCAAAACTAGCAGATTTTGGTGCTTCAAGGGCTGTTACTTGCGATAAGAATTCAATAACTACTATTGTTCAAGGAACTTATGGATACTTAGATCCTGAGTACCATCAAACAGGAAGATTAACTAACAAGAGTGATGTCTATAGCTTTGGAGTCATTCTCGCAGAGCTATTGACTGGGAGGACAGCAATTCCGTACCAAAAAAATAATGAGGTGAGGCACCTAGTTATGGACTTCGTAGCTTCATTGAAGGACAATTCGCTTCTTGAGATCATCGATCCTCTAGTTTTAGAGGAAGCAAAAGAAGAAATTCTTGGAAAATTTGCAAGGCTCATAGAGAGGTGCCTCAAACTGAATGGGGATGAACGACCAACAATGAAGGAAGTGGAGGAGGAACTCGAAGCTATGAGAGCAAAGAAACCAAAAGCAAATTCTAATGGCCCCGGAGTAACTGCTTCTTGCTTCAATCTTGGTGTCAATAGCCTTGGAGGAACTTCATCTTTTTTTTATACTTGCTTTGATATTGAAGCTAATAGTCTTGGAGGCATCACATCAACTGACACTTCCATGTAG